TTTCTGGGTTAAACTGGTACTAAAATTGCCTAATTTTCTAACACCTACATGCTGTGTGGACCTGTGGTAGATTAGCTGCCGTgccatgtactccctccgttccaaattataattcgttcAATATTTTTTacccaagtttgaccactcatcttattcaaaaaatttatgcaaacataatcaaatttaagtcattcttgaaaaacttttgttaataaagtaAGCCACATCAAAAGAAATGATATTTTGCACAAAATTTTGAATAAGACAGTGATCAAATTTAGGGTAAAAAAAGTCAaataaattataatttagaacggagttaGTATACGTACTATATACACAAGGATCGatacacgtggcgtgcatcgacgGCGCGCGCCGCTCATGATTGCAGGAAGCATATATACGTACGTATTCTATTGGCTCAGAGGATCTCGACCAAGCTTAATAATTTATTAAGTTATTACATATACATCCACGTACATTGAGGTCATGTTTAGTTGGGCGAATTTTGAAATTGgggctacggtagcactttcgtttttatttggcaattagtgttcaattatggactaattaaactcaaaacgttcgtctcgcgatttccaaccaaactgtgcaattagtatttttttcgtctacatttaatgctccatacacgtatcgcaagattcgatgtgatggctactgtagcactttttgagaatttggGTTTAAACTAAACGTGGCCTGACATGCTAGAAATGCATCGGACCCTGCTTGCATTGCATCGGAAGCTAGTAGCAGGCGATGGGCGCCCGATCACATGCACGGCGATCACGTACGCACATGGCCCACATGATTTATGCATGAGATGTCGCTCGAGATAGACGAAGATgatgcgtgcgtgcgtgcatagTTGCATACATGCTTCCAAGACCCACCACATCCTTCTTCCAATCTCACCTCACCTCACCTCACCTCATAGCTCATATATTAATTAATCATACGCCTTTTCGTCTGAGAcatatataaataataaataaactaTAGGAGCAGAGCAACTTGATGGATCCGTCTGTGTATGTGTATCTTTTCGAAAATTTGTATTTTATTTGTACATACAATACAGATCCCTATATATATGGCGGCGTAAATTGTATTACTACCCTACAACTTGTAATCACTGCTTGTTCCAAATCGACTTTCACCGCCATATTTCAAACCGCACAAAGAGGAAAGacgcacaaaaaaaaaaaagaaaaaaaaacaccagCATCCCTGTGCCGAGGTTACCGGATCTGCTGCCCGCGCCCCGCCGGTGCCGTTGCCTAGAGGGAGAAGCTGCTGTCAAGCCTGCACTGGTTCCGTTGGACCCCATCCACACCGAAGCCGAGGGAGAGCAAAGGGGAGGCTCGAAAAGAGGTGAGCTTGACTAAGGCTATGTTGAGTTCTCAAAAAgttttctaaaaagtgctacagtagttatcatatcgaatcttgcgatatgtgtatggagcattaaatatagacgaaaaaaaactaattgcacagtttggttagaaatcgcgagacgaatgttttgagcctaattagtccatgattgaacactaattaccaaataaaaacaaaagtgatacagtgccaaatttctaaattttacgaactaaacacagcctaagatATAGgaacgaagagagagagaggagataccaagagagagagagagagagagagagagagtatgagAGAGGGGAGAGACAGAGAAGGATATAAGGATGTGGATGTGAAGGGGAGACAGAGTTAACACATTGAAAAGAAAATTTAGATCAGGGATGAGggatcactgtcggtttcaaattGTCTGACGGTGATGGCCCGATAGAGATTGTTGTTTCTGTAGTTGTGTAATACTATCTTGGTTTCAAAATACAAGGCTAATACTATTTTCAAACTTTTCATTCATGCGGCTTCAATGATCTTTTGTCACTCCCCTCCTAACTTCGTTAGCCAAACAAGGACagctccacaaactctgctcAGGAAAAATGTGGAGTACATAGTTGAGGGCCAACTCTAGTTGTTTTGTGGAGCTCCTAAAAAGGTACTCTAGAAACTCCATACTTTTTGTAGAGTGCTACTCCATAATAGTGTTAGTGGAACATAAATGATTTTAATAGAGTAGAGCAGTCCAAAACAGATCTTAACTCTGCATCTCATTCTCGTCGTGTCCTCTGCACTagctaagagcaagtataataacaggCTGTAAGCcggctaaatgctgaggtggaggagagaggggaggagagagaggagaagcgggctataagcttacagccggcttgggcacaagaaccaagaaagtctgtgagagagacaagtgggtcatgtattaactgtaaagagctaactattatatgagtgggctgagaaaaGGCTACaagaaaccttacagccagcaagccggctgtattattagccttgctctaattcTCACTCTGGCATGAATGTGCGTGTGAGATAGAGATGGTCTGAAGGTTCACTGAATAAATGGTGAGGAAAGACAGGAAAGATGAACAAATCCACATTCATGCATGatatatatgtttatttattTAGAAAACAAATTACAAATTGAATATCCATATATTAAATTTCGAAATGGAGAGAGTACATTGATTGTTTATGTAACCATGTATGGAGCCATATACAGATCTATACAAATTGTTAAAGTGCTTTATTTGTGGCTTGTGGGCAGTTATCTATCAACTTGCATTAATTGCATGCTAATTTATAGTATGGGCCcgttgcttcgctgaaaaaacaagccgaaacactgttccagctgatttattgtgagagaaaaatactgtttcggctgaaaaagcaagttgaaaaagacggattataagagaagcgaacatgacctGTATACTGTATTACCTACgaaaatgcatatatatatatacatcagcAATACATACCGTTATGCATACTTTCATCTACAGTAGAACGCAAAGTCTTCGTTTTCAGCTCTTTCTCGCCACCCACTTTGTAATAGAAGAATCCAAGGCACTGAAAGTAGAAATTGACAACGTGACATGCATGCTTTTCGCTTGGCTACTACAGTAATTTTATCCGCGAGGAGAGTTAAAAAAAACTTCTGCTGGATGACAAGAGATAGATTTTGCCTTGGGCAGTGTGCACCGGCCATTGTCATGGCTGCAATGCAAAGAATGTGCAAGCTAGTTAATCACGGCCGGATGGGAATAAAGTGGTAGAAAAACAAGGGGGATTAGGAGGACTAAACCCTTCCAACCCAACAGGATCCATGTGGGCTGGCGCACAGCACCAGCTTTTTCTGGGTGCCAACCACCTTTTGTGATCTGGTGGGGCGGGAGGCGAGATCTGGTCTTCTCTTGCCAGTGACTCGGAACCCCTTGGTTCTTCCCCTGCAAGCCAGTGGCAGGCCACGTGATTCTTCCATAATTGAGGGCTATTCTTCCCTTCACCGTCACACCCATGATAACTTATAGAAAACTCAAACTAGAAAGGGGCCAAATTGCACATTCTCAATGTTAGCTTACGGCACCGGGCACATTTTCTTTTGCTACGGGGCCTGTTTAGCTGTTAATCTGAGAAGTTTGTTTGGCCaaacaatcagcctgttcgtttggctgtggcttgtcgtaaatgatcgtaaatttccagttgaaatagtatttttctctcacacaaaccagtcagcagtacttcttcacgaaccaataatgatacgaactagccaaccgaacaggctgaataatTTCAGACATCGGCCCTGTCTAGCTGTTGACCTGAGAAATTTGTTTGGCTAAACAACAATTTTGGGTTTTAGAAGACTGGTCCGATGTATAGTTGCCTGACCCAAACAAATTTGCTAATCCACCAACCAAACATCCCCTTTCACGTGCCCAGCCATCCATTATTGCAATTCGGGTTTAGGCTAACAAAAAAAAACACCAAATAGTTCAAAAAAAACATGGTAtagggtgtttggtttgtggaatgaGATCCGCCACCATTTTATTCATCAGTTCTTTGTTTGTTTTGCGAAATAGAATAAGTTGATCCATCATCACCCCATTCATAAAAAAGTTAATAATTAGTATTGGCATGAGAAATGAAGTTATTCCATTGAAGTTAATAATTAGTAtcacaatttttttttcaaatttgacCTTTATTTCAATTTGACACCCTAAATCAATGGGGAGTTTCAGTTTCCACAAGGTTTTGTCTGCATGAAGTAGGAACTACATTGTGGAAGGCATCATTCGTTATTGTACGCAATGTTAATTTTTCATTCATCTATTGATTTATGAGTTGTCTTTGTCGGTCCTGGTATTATTTCTGCTGTAAAACAGCAGTCGGAATTCAGTTTCTTCTATGTATAGTTTTGCTGCTATTATATCAGAACATAAAGATCAGTACTCAAACTAGACGCTCTGCTCCCGCGCATTTTTCTTACAAGATGCATCAGTTCAAAATGTGTGCTGCGCGCCTTTTGTCAGTGACACGTATGGAAAGGTGTTTGCTCAGGTTAATTCCTGGCATATATACTGTTGAATCCAACGATGCACTGGAGAGCTAGCCCTGTTTGGTTCATCAGCATCAATAAATATATGCATCTATGGTACAGCATATATATCGGACACAATTAATCTGCACACACAAGTGATTGGATCCCATGCATGGGCCacgttcgcttcactgaaaagCCAAAGCTGAAAAGAACTgtttgttgatttgttgtgagagaaaaaacactgtaTCGTGACTGAGAAGTTCAAGCAAATAGAGCCTTGAACATGTCTGAAGAGAAACGAATAATCCTGGCAAATTTGCCCCCTGGCAAGCCGATGGGCGATGGCTGAAAAGGTAGCTCAGCGTGCCGCCCCAAATTTTTTTTGTTCACGAGGAAATCCTGCAGAAACCTGGGCACGCAGTGCAGATGCAGAAGCAGCAGGCAGCGTTGGTCCACAGGGACCGTGTGCCTGCGCACGGCCGCGCGCGCCATGGAGATAGAATGGCCAGGACACCGCGCTGTCACTGTTGTGAGATCAGCGACCAGGCCAGAGCCCCCAGGCAGACCGGGGAAAGTGGCGGTGGGTGCCCGGTGCCGCGACGACGACTGTTCGTGGGGGCGGCGCAGTGGATGATGAAAGCTTCACATTTTCAGAAGTAGAAGAGCAGCAAAAGGCCACCCCTGTTGTTTGTTTCCTCCTTGTTCTCTAGCTCACCAGCCGTGCCAGCAGCCCCTTCCAATTGCTGACCATGCATGCCGATGCCGGTGCTGGCTGCACCGCTGCTGTGCTGTAACAAAACTGCTCAACGCTGTGCTGTGCCCCCTGCAAGTTGCGATCTGAGCACAAGCTTGCCCGCCTACCATTTCCATCCATCGTACAGATGCATGGCCCTCAGCTTTTTGTACCGTACCTGCTCAAAGTGATGATTACATGCTGTGAGGCTAACTTAGCTCCTCCACTCTCATCTCCGTGCATCATCATgttgccctcctcctcctcctcctcctcttccgtaCTCCTATCTAAATTTACAAAATGAATTGCCATTACTATTAGGCTCACACAATTGCGTATGAAAAATGTAGGGCGTGTTTGGTTGACCACCCAAACTTCCGCACCCAAGTTCCGACATGCAATTGGTTCCTTTCCAAATTTGCGGCATGCTGCacagccttttttttttttgcgatcgGCATGCCGCACAGCCTAGCCATCACATTCTAGTTCAATTTGTGCGCCAAAAGCTGTTGCAGTTGAGGCGGACAATTTGGTCGCCACAGTTTTGGCGCGGCCACAACTACGGTGTGGCATGCAGTGGGCGCCAACTAAACGCGCCCGTTGCAGTAGGGGTCTCGACCCCTCATGTTCGCTCAAAAAAAACCAAAAGCGCCCGTTGAGTTGAGATTTTAGGCTTTCTTTGAAACATGCATAAGAGTTCGCCACGACGTACTCTTGGTCTTGGTAGCCTAGTAGGTGTTGTAAGGGAATATTTTTCAATATTCACTTCTAAGATACCTGCATAGTGCGCTAGCATAATCTCTATATAAAAATACAACTCCTGCTAACCATCCATCCCTTCGTGCCTGAGTTAAGTTACATGTGGTTGGATCGACGTGCATAACAAAAGGAAATGGAGCACGGAGTGTCTCAAGAAGCTCCGATGGATGCCCGGTTCgcttggctgaaagtactgttggctgatttgttgtgaggaaAAAAAACTATTCGTtaactgaaaaaatacggcttataagctaagcGAACAAGACATAAATGGTAAAATCTCTAGACACAACTTGTTGGGACCATGATTACCCAAACTTCTGTGCACAGAAAGATAGGTGTATACAATATAAAATCAAAtattaaaaaaaaggaaagaaaggtAGGTGTATACTACGTATACAAGTTGGGGATGCAAATGTAAAATACACAACGACTCACTCACCTCAACCTGCCGTTTTTTTTGGCAAGGTTTATTACCCACGTAAACAGCATTACTGCCTGCCAGTAATAAATAATTCATGTTAAAGCCCAGCACTTACCATTATAAGCCCTCGTAATCCTCTTTTCGTTgcgcccctcctctctctctctctcctccgttGAAGAAGATAGAAGAGCACCGCTATTTAACAACCTTCGCGTTACCGCCCCAACCTtattctctctctgtctctctccctccgtccctccctctccctctctaccCACCTCGTGCAATTGCACCCCCTCCAGGCCTCCACCAACAACGAGGAGAATTCGATCCCAATTTACAGCGCCGTCGAGCAAGTCCGTCGGTAATTCGAGCGGGGAGCGGCAATGGCGTCGCCCGACGACGAGGGTCTCCCGGCGCTGCCTCCCATCAAGACGACAACGACACCTCTGCCGCCCCCGGCTCCGTCGTCCGCCACGGCCTCAGCCTCGACCTCTCCGTCGCCGGCGTCGTCGTCGGCGGTGGACAGCGCGAAggccgcggaggaggaggaggaggaggaggaagaggatcacGAGCCGTCGACGCCGACGTCGGAGGGAAGCAGGCTGCGGTCGCCCGCCGAGTGCCCGCCGGCCCCGCGcaagccgccggcgccgccgctgcccgTGAAGCGGAAGCCGCCGCTgccctcgcccgcgcccgcgcggGTGTTCGTCGCCGTCCCGCGCGACCTCTCCACCGTCTTCCGGGCGCTGCCTCCCAAGAAGCGGATCCGGGTGTCGTGATGCTGCGATCTGCTGGCCGTGATTTGCCACCGGCTTCGTTCCCAGGCTTGGTCGATTTCTTCTTGGAGAATTCTTCCGAGTTCTTGGCTTCGTCTTCTTCTTCCCCCCTCtactcttttcttttctcctttgGGTTACTGCAACCCACGGGCCACGGCCATAGTATAAATTAAATTATAATTTTCGGTATAAATAACGTCTTTTTTTGCGtgttaatttttcttttcttttcttttcttttctttttttgtggtGCTAGTGTGAGCAAGAATTTGTAGCTCTAGAGATGAATTGCTGTTACTGAATGGAAGCAGTTCAAAGAAACAAAAAAACCTGTAGCAAGAATTCACACTGATCTTGTAAATTATGATACCTGCCGGAACTATTTATCATAACCTGAGTTTCGCTTCCTGCCGAATCTGTAAAATTGTTTGGGAATTCAGCCATTAATTAATTGTAGACCATAATTCAGTGGATATATGAAGCAGCGCACATGAAGCCATCAGCACGGTGACAAAACTGCTAATTTGGGTTGGGTAGATCCACCATTTCTTACAACAAGACATCCGAGTCCGAGAATTGTTAATTGCGAGATAATCATCCTGTTACCAGTTTGAATTTTTTCGAACTTACTTTACTGAATGCTCTCGGCAGTGGACGGATTAGATACCCTGCCCATCAAATCAATTCGGCAAAAGAAAATGGCTCTGATGGTGAGTGTACTTTTGGTTGTGTTTGTCCGAACGCAGGAGAGAGAACAGACAGAGCGAATCTTCCATTGATCATCAGGGACACGACATGATTTTTTTTCTTCCCATTTCTCTCTAATCAGTTTCCATCATTCTTTGCAGGGTAAAAACCTCtctggagatgctctaatttCCCAATCCGTCTCTCTGCTCTTGTCCATAAGCGCCAAAACTAACTGTTCATTGAGCTCTTGCTCTTTCCATGCACACAAGGCACTCAGCTCAAGTTTTGTTTTTTTTACTACTACTACGCTATACTACAGTAGTATGAACTATCGTATCACACATTCACAGCCGAGATATGACAGGAAAATCTGAGCAGAATCCAAGCTCACAAGTTTCAAGAACAGGCAGCCGATGGATCATGACAGAGGAAAAGGCCAGGCAACAAATTTTCCTCTCAGGGCCTTTGTCTTTGTGCTACATTGGTCACAGTCCACATCTACTAGCTCACAAGTAGTAGTACAGTTCACAGTTCAGCCATATATACACCTTGCATGGCAGCAGAACACACACAGTTCAGGTAGCAACACTCCAAAGTGTCCTATATATCCTGATGAAAACTGTGAATTCCCATATGGATTTTAGTCAGTAAAATCCAAGCCAAGCCACAGAGAGATGCTTCTAACCACATTGGTGATCCCAACCATTTGCATATGGTACCTGCAGTGCACACTACTACTATTTCTCAGGAACAAATCTCTTGCTGTTACTACAGGAAAGTTCAGTTCACACCCAGCATGGCTTTGTGTCGGTAGAAGATGATGAGAAAAGGCTGCGATGATGCCCTGAGCCCCTCACCGTGTCTCTAACGACCGCGACCCAAAATACAAAACTTATTCgttctttgggtagcgctacaggcaaattgttcaatcagcctgttcgctggttggtttctaggctggtaagcccggctggtgctggtttattgtgagagaaaaatattgtaccatggttgataagccctggctgaaaccaacaaacgaacatgctaaatacctatttttggtcttctccaacaataagacCCAAAAAACAaccatttctgcaaatgggtctccAGAAGAGATGATACTCAGATTTAGGTTATGCCTCTCCTGGCACTCAAAATAGGTCTTCTATATAAATACTCTGTTAAAGACTATAGATATTGTATTTTGGGTTTAGGTTCCCCTTGATCTCCTGTTGGAGACAGCCTCACCCTGAGGCCAGAGAGAGAGGAAGCTGAGAGCAGAAAAGGCTCCCTCACATCACATGGGTTGTTACTTGCAGTTACGGTCAGTGCTCTTGCCTCAGGAGTCAGGAACAGAACAGGTCGCCCGGGCACTTATCCCAGGATGACGCGAGGGATCAGGGCTTGGAAAACCGTTCTATCTGTTATTCCTCCTGCATTCCTGCATCTTCAGTTTTTattttctttagttgtttttaaaattcatgtcacatcgaaaatttagatactaataaaggacattaaatatagattaattacaaaactaattacatagatagaggttaatttacgagacgatttttAAAGCCTATTTAatttgtcattagcacatgtttactgtagcaccacggtgtcaaatcatggactaattaggcttaaaagattcgtctcataaattagtcgcaagttgtataattagtttcataattagtctatatttaatactctatacacgtgtctaaatattcgatgtgacaggaattttaggattTTTTTTCATGAGTGTAAAAATCTGTCCCGGCTAGTACTCCGTACGCGGCTAGCTGGTACTAACCCCGAGAAAGATACCATTTTTTTTCTGATTTGATTCATGTTTATCTTGGACACTTGACTCTGTCACTAGAATGTGGGCCCAGACAATAGCAAATGGCTAAAATGATAAGGAGGAGTAGTACTACTAGCTAGTGTGACTGAGTGTACATCCCTAGCTAGTGGTAAAAgaaaaacatttttttttctttaatcCCTTCCACCCTCGAATGAAAGCTGTGGATGATAGCAACACGCTGAGTACAGAAATTCAGGGTGCATACTTGGATTTTCCAATGAATTAAACAGAGGTAAATCGTAAATGTGAGGTTGTGAAGTCAAGCGGGCAAGCACGTACTACCTGGCCTACGCATGCAAGTAAGGTCCTGTTTGTTTTTTATGGCAAAACATTTTTTTTGGCAAATGGATCCAAACAAGTAGACTAAAAATAAACaaaaagggaagactaaagttgaGTCTATTCGCACCTTAATAGGTGCAAAACTGAGCTAAAAGCATGGTGGTGTGAAGGACACATTATTTTAcacttttagtttttttttttgtcatggaTCCACACAAGTAAAGACTAAAGTTTAGCGACAAAAATTTAGGGTCTAAACTTTTGCGGACCATGGTAAATGATTTTTTTCCTGCATGGCTGGCTTCTCAACGGACAAAGGGTATGCATGAAGTAAATTCACTTGCCAACGAACCGTTGGCTCTCCAACAGTAGAATCAACAACGGGTATATGCGTACTGGCAGCGAGGTAAATATGCCAAGGACTAAGTCTTCCTTTTTTCCACGCCCCATTGATTTACCCAAGTAATGCTTGCTCCCGTTTTCACGCCAATTACAGTCCCTGCGATTTTTTAAATTCCGTTTCGTGCTATGGCATGATGTCAGTGTGTAGCAGCTGCAGGGCCATGAAGATTTTGCGTAGTGCTGGGTGGAAGAATTCATTGACCCTCTCTCACAGCTAGCATTGTTAGCGAGAGGACCTTAGTctcagggggtgtttggttgcccctcttaaattttagtcgctgtctcattggatgtttggacacatgtatggagtattaaatatagactaattacgaaactaattatatagtttgcgactattttacgagatgaatcttttgaatctaattagtccatgatttgataatgttttgctacagtaaacacatGCTAAtgccagattaattaggcttaaaaattcgtctcgttgagtactgacggattatgtaatttatttttttattagtatccgaacaccccatacaacaTCCTCTCGACACAcgtcctaaattttagtagctagaTCCAAACACCCCTTTAGTTCATCATCGCACAGCGTTTGAAACTAACCTTTTGGTAGGCGTTTAGAAACGGATTTCGAGCACCCGTGATACATGTAAAAAATGACTGTCAACATATGTAGCATCAATTATGTTCAAATCATTCTAATTTTGGTCCCGGCAGAAATGTGCGCTCTGTCAGTCCtgccacctgcaacatgtccactCACCTCGTCCAATAATAATAGTTCGCCCCATTATTAGACAACTCCCTCCAAAATTGTTTTTCGAAATTACAAAAGCTCCAGCCAAAAAAATGGCATGACAAATCGAAAGATCTTTTTTTTTCCCGAAAGATCAGCATGACAAATCAAAACTGCTGTAACAGTGCGTGGCAATGATTACTGGAATATAAACAATCTCACCTTTTGTCGGAATCCGGATCACTCTCCGTCTCTCACTGAGAGTTGCAGTTGCTGGCTGCCGTTTTGGGGTCGACATGATGCATTTGCTTCGATTCGCGTCAATAATCTCTTCTCATttcagaaaagaa
Above is a genomic segment from Miscanthus floridulus cultivar M001 chromosome 3, ASM1932011v1, whole genome shotgun sequence containing:
- the LOC136546545 gene encoding cyclin-dependent protein kinase inhibitor SMR6-like, which gives rise to MASPDDEGLPALPPIKTTTTPLPPPAPSSATASASTSPSPASSSAVDSAKAAEEEEEEEEEDHEPSTPTSEGSRLRSPAECPPAPRKPPAPPLPVKRKPPLPSPAPARVFVAVPRDLSTVFRALPPKKRIRVS